One genomic segment of Desulfomicrobium sp. ZS1 includes these proteins:
- a CDS encoding HD domain-containing phosphohydrolase, protein MNILVIDDEDGLRRSLCAYLEDLGYDTLDASNGKEGLDAMHTVLPDLAAVIVDLNMPVLDGYGFLQQARLEAPELPIIVLSGVGVVDDALQAVRIGAWDFLTKPLHNLSVLAHTLNKVIEKARLIRENREYQTNLEQLVHERTAELERTRRQIMHRLSRAAEYKDNETGHHVIRVGEIAAVLAQALGLDEADCANLRDCAPLHDIGKIGIPDEVLLKPGKLNPVEWKIMQQHCMFGCEILGPLTSKEEAHSSCEQWDRKDLDGNELLDLARTLALLHHERWDGSGYPFGLAEEDIPLAARIVAVVDTYDALASERPYKEAFPEEKCLAIIRESSGSHFDPEVVEAFFANIESIRSIRVRWQD, encoded by the coding sequence ATGAATATACTGGTTATCGACGACGAAGACGGGCTGCGCCGCTCCCTGTGCGCCTATCTTGAAGACCTTGGATACGACACTCTCGACGCGAGCAATGGGAAAGAAGGCCTTGATGCCATGCACACGGTTCTGCCCGATCTTGCGGCCGTCATCGTCGATTTGAACATGCCGGTTCTGGATGGCTACGGCTTCCTGCAGCAGGCCCGGCTCGAAGCGCCGGAACTGCCCATCATCGTGCTTTCAGGCGTCGGGGTGGTCGATGACGCGCTACAGGCCGTGAGGATTGGCGCCTGGGACTTTCTGACCAAGCCTCTGCACAATTTGAGCGTCCTTGCTCACACGCTGAACAAGGTCATAGAAAAAGCCCGCCTGATCCGGGAAAACAGGGAATATCAGACCAACCTTGAACAGCTCGTGCATGAGCGCACCGCCGAACTGGAACGCACCCGCCGCCAGATCATGCACCGCTTGAGCCGCGCCGCCGAATACAAGGACAACGAAACCGGACACCATGTCATCCGGGTCGGGGAAATCGCGGCGGTTCTGGCCCAGGCTCTTGGGCTGGACGAAGCCGACTGCGCCAACCTGCGCGACTGCGCCCCGCTGCACGACATCGGCAAGATCGGCATCCCCGACGAAGTGCTGTTAAAACCCGGCAAGCTCAACCCTGTGGAGTGGAAAATCATGCAGCAGCACTGCATGTTCGGATGCGAAATCCTGGGACCGCTGACCAGCAAGGAAGAGGCGCACTCAAGCTGCGAGCAGTGGGACAGGAAGGACCTGGACGGAAACGAGTTGCTCGACCTGGCCCGCACGCTGGCCCTCCTGCATCATGAACGATGGGACGGCAGCGGCTATCCCTTCGGCCTGGCCGAGGAAGATATCCCGCTTGCAGCACGCATTGTCGCGGTGGTCGACACCTATGACGCCCTGGCCAGTGAAAGGCCGTACAAAGAAGCCTTCCCGGAAGAAAAATGCCTGGCCATCATCCGCGAAAGCTCTGGCAGTCATTTCGATCCCGAAGTCGTCGAGGCATTTTTTGCCAACATTGAAAGCATCCGAAGCATCCGCGTACGGTGGCAGGACTAG
- a CDS encoding PAS domain S-box protein — protein MRFILALLLLLTACSQCLANPPLDLSPKERAWLAEHKDSLTLSFDRSFPPIEFEKPDGTFTGLSADLIARIEERLGITFRKQGIPWTQALEGLQDGTTALAPAIVNNAERSEYTLFTQPFVRIPLVIVTARHMKGPLSLEDLAGMRVAVVRGYASATLVKKAGQGRFTVVELETIREGLRDVSFGVVDAFVESLAVAAWHIEQEKLPNLRVAGDLDVTQDLSIGVSKHYPLLASAVAKALASIPEPGIKSITDRWIQLPTSFLGKQTLEALKFAALLTAVVFLVLAGVAWALSRTLRKKINDLRRTESALTEQVDRFRLALETTQAGFWEHYPTEGREVHSPEWYAMLGYAPQVVTGGVEDWTALIHPEEREKALASFSAYISEGGKGMYEAQYRLRAKDGSWRWIMGKGRAVSWDDEGRPTRIIGLNLDIQKSRENQLEMQRTQTLNKALLEQTTQFIGLLDLQGNLLVANRTSMEWIKAKPEEVLGKPFWDGPWWPDKTKAEFLLLQLIDQVKDGKTVRREIVHADSEGRESFFDFTMSPFRNETGQVVNFIVEGRDISMLKKKQMEIMESEKRFRTIFENAPYSMVITRLSDGKYMDANTAFLDRMNISREVLLTLSPKDVGTFDQARQQEILLRLKASRNIHNMETQVQRPDGTTGHILYSGGLINLDGEACILSMTVDITELKQAQEDLRRSKEMFARLFQLSPDIITLARQEDGVLLEVNETFSRTTGYSRDEALGKSTLELTIFAAPERRTDFVQALLRDGQIDNFEFDMRHRDGHILQCSTSARLMNIDDTPCILAITRDITHLRALQDSMIQSEKMLSLGGIAAGIAHEINNPLGIVLQAAQTITLRTRTDFPKNMEAAAKVGADLGQVDRYLKERKVDVFIRDIQGAAVRAAEIIRHMLDFSRRSESRRSVCDIRTILENSLRLASSDYDLKKNYDFKSIRIEKDLEDNLPCLLCTETEIEQVLLNLLRNAAQAMAEAEPPLTDPCIGIRIRKMETGLRIDIRDNGPGISPENRKRIFEPFFTTKTAGAGTGLGLSVSYFIITKGHGGTMYVNAPAEGGTVFSIELPGTTESVKHEAHA, from the coding sequence ATGCGCTTCATCCTTGCCCTGCTCCTGCTGCTGACCGCTTGCAGCCAATGTCTGGCAAACCCTCCGCTGGACCTCAGTCCCAAGGAACGGGCCTGGCTGGCCGAGCACAAGGATTCCCTGACCCTTTCCTTTGACCGCTCGTTCCCCCCCATCGAATTCGAAAAACCGGACGGCACGTTCACCGGCCTGAGCGCCGACCTCATCGCCCGGATCGAAGAACGCCTCGGCATCACCTTCCGCAAACAGGGCATACCCTGGACCCAGGCCCTTGAGGGCCTGCAAGACGGAACCACGGCGCTTGCCCCGGCTATCGTCAACAACGCGGAACGCTCCGAATACACGCTCTTCACCCAGCCCTTTGTCCGCATTCCGCTGGTCATCGTCACCGCCCGCCATATGAAAGGCCCTCTGTCCCTGGAAGATCTCGCCGGGATGCGCGTGGCAGTGGTCCGGGGTTACGCCTCGGCGACGCTGGTCAAGAAGGCCGGCCAAGGCCGGTTCACCGTGGTGGAATTGGAGACCATTCGCGAAGGGCTGCGCGACGTCTCATTCGGAGTAGTCGACGCCTTTGTGGAGAGCCTAGCCGTGGCCGCATGGCACATCGAACAGGAAAAGCTGCCCAACCTGCGCGTCGCCGGAGATCTGGACGTGACCCAGGACCTGTCCATCGGCGTCAGCAAGCATTATCCACTTCTGGCCAGCGCCGTGGCCAAGGCACTGGCGTCCATCCCTGAGCCGGGCATAAAGAGTATCACTGATCGCTGGATTCAATTACCGACCTCTTTTCTGGGCAAGCAGACCCTTGAAGCCTTGAAGTTCGCGGCGCTTTTAACGGCCGTCGTCTTCCTTGTCCTGGCCGGAGTCGCCTGGGCCCTGAGCCGCACGCTGCGCAAAAAGATCAACGATCTAAGGCGCACCGAGTCCGCCCTGACGGAACAGGTCGACCGCTTCCGCCTAGCCCTTGAAACCACCCAGGCCGGATTCTGGGAGCACTACCCGACAGAAGGCCGGGAAGTGCACAGCCCGGAATGGTACGCCATGCTTGGGTACGCTCCCCAAGTCGTTACGGGCGGCGTGGAGGACTGGACCGCCCTGATTCACCCCGAGGAACGGGAAAAAGCGCTGGCCAGCTTTTCCGCCTACATCAGCGAAGGCGGCAAGGGCATGTATGAAGCCCAGTACCGCCTGCGCGCCAAGGACGGCTCCTGGCGCTGGATCATGGGCAAAGGCCGCGCCGTTTCCTGGGACGACGAGGGCCGGCCGACGCGCATCATCGGCCTTAACCTCGACATCCAAAAAAGCAGGGAAAATCAGCTCGAAATGCAGCGCACCCAGACCCTGAACAAGGCGCTACTCGAACAGACCACGCAATTCATCGGCCTGCTCGACCTGCAGGGGAATCTCCTCGTCGCCAACCGCACGAGCATGGAATGGATCAAAGCGAAGCCGGAGGAGGTCCTCGGGAAACCATTCTGGGACGGACCCTGGTGGCCGGACAAAACCAAAGCCGAGTTTCTCCTGCTGCAACTCATCGATCAGGTCAAAGATGGCAAAACCGTTCGGCGCGAGATCGTGCACGCCGATTCCGAAGGCAGGGAATCGTTCTTCGATTTCACGATGTCTCCGTTCCGCAACGAAACAGGGCAGGTCGTCAACTTCATCGTTGAAGGCCGTGACATCTCCATGCTCAAGAAAAAACAGATGGAGATCATGGAAAGCGAGAAACGATTCCGCACGATTTTTGAAAACGCTCCCTACTCCATGGTCATCACCCGCCTTTCGGACGGCAAGTACATGGACGCCAACACTGCCTTTCTGGACCGGATGAACATCAGCCGCGAGGTTCTTCTCACGCTTTCGCCCAAAGACGTCGGAACCTTCGACCAAGCGCGCCAACAAGAAATACTGCTGCGCCTCAAGGCCAGCCGCAACATCCACAACATGGAAACCCAGGTGCAAAGGCCCGACGGCACGACCGGACACATCCTGTATTCCGGCGGACTCATCAACCTTGACGGCGAGGCCTGCATCCTGTCCATGACCGTGGATATCACCGAACTCAAACAGGCCCAGGAAGACCTGCGCCGTTCCAAGGAGATGTTCGCCCGCCTTTTCCAGCTTTCTCCGGACATCATCACCCTGGCCCGGCAGGAAGACGGAGTCCTGCTGGAGGTCAACGAAACCTTCTCGCGCACCACCGGCTACTCCCGGGACGAAGCGTTGGGTAAAAGCACGCTGGAGCTGACCATCTTTGCCGCACCCGAAAGAAGGACCGACTTCGTGCAGGCCCTGCTGCGCGACGGACAGATCGATAACTTTGAATTCGACATGCGCCACCGTGACGGGCACATCCTGCAGTGCTCGACGTCGGCCAGGCTGATGAACATCGACGACACGCCCTGCATTCTGGCCATAACCCGCGACATAACGCATCTTCGGGCCTTGCAGGACAGCATGATCCAGTCCGAAAAAATGCTCTCCCTCGGCGGCATTGCCGCCGGCATTGCCCACGAAATAAACAACCCGCTCGGCATCGTGCTGCAAGCGGCCCAGACCATCACCCTGCGCACCAGGACCGACTTCCCCAAGAACATGGAAGCGGCCGCGAAAGTCGGCGCAGACCTCGGCCAAGTGGACAGGTATCTGAAAGAACGTAAAGTTGATGTCTTCATTCGCGATATCCAGGGCGCAGCGGTCCGGGCGGCGGAGATCATCCGCCACATGCTCGATTTCAGCAGGCGCAGCGAGTCGAGGCGCTCGGTCTGCGACATAAGGACCATCCTCGAAAACTCCCTGCGCCTCGCCTCCAGCGACTACGACCTCAAGAAAAACTACGATTTCAAATCCATCAGAATCGAGAAGGACTTAGAGGACAACCTGCCCTGTCTGCTGTGCACGGAAACGGAAATAGAGCAGGTCCTTCTCAACCTGCTGCGCAACGCGGCCCAGGCCATGGCTGAAGCCGAACCGCCCCTTACCGATCCCTGCATCGGCATCCGGATCAGAAAAATGGAAACGGGACTACGCATCGACATCAGGGACAACGGACCCGGCATCTCGCCGGAAAACCGCAAACGCATCTTCGAACCCTTCTTCACCACCAAGACCGCCGGGGCGGGCACCGGCCTTGGGCTGTCCGTATCCTACTTCATCATCACCAAGGGACACGGCGGAACCATGTACGTCAACGCCCCTGCCGAGGGCGGGACAGTTTTCAGCATCGAACTGCCCGGAACAACGGAATCCGTGAAACATGAAGCCCATGCCTAG
- a CDS encoding aldehyde ferredoxin oxidoreductase family protein, with the protein MHAWTGRIIDIDLTADLVHGRKLSRDLALAFLGGRGLNSKVLFDRIAPGLDPLSPDNIYCIAPGPLSGTILGMTSRMEVSTLSPYSGILGDGNAGERFATIMKRARADQIIITGRAPRPCYLLVTPETAALHDATGLWGKGAWETTDLLLAKHGQKASVACIGQAGENLVRFASTIVDKYASAARGSGAVLGSKNVKAIVVVGNHAISLADPVTFKELAGLDREFFAKDEFQQNVASKYGSHHGMSDWRPGFRNYAKYLEPGEVPPELRPEAWKKYEIGRTGCGNCSVRCKNVYEIPDGPRKGEHGEALEYESIFCMGTNCGVCDPVAIMEMSNLGDIYGLDVIPLGNTMALAKDLFARGILTREQTGGLDLSWENIEDQVELVHLTALREGFGNILAEGMLSMAKILGPKAMQYCYHVKGLSRGPYPAGLFALAHATSTRGADHLRGRSWAYGENDPELYPKLQASGALHADMDDPVQAIILSERVCTLADSVGRCKGAVNSWANALPLAWKYPLFEGLARLLNAATGEVFTEASLLEAADRIYTLEKAFNARQGITSAHDSIPLNPDHHSPEEMERERARHRALLGRYYTLQGQDTQTGVPTEKRMQELGLAREGARLHDEGPYPEWTGPTLWPLAAYPHGGKRA; encoded by the coding sequence ATGCACGCCTGGACCGGACGCATCATCGACATCGACCTGACGGCAGACTTGGTCCATGGCCGGAAATTGTCCCGTGATCTGGCGTTGGCCTTTCTGGGCGGACGCGGCCTCAACTCAAAAGTCCTTTTCGACCGCATCGCGCCGGGGCTTGATCCTTTAAGTCCGGACAATATCTACTGCATCGCGCCCGGCCCCCTGTCCGGCACGATACTGGGCATGACCAGCCGCATGGAAGTTTCGACCCTCTCTCCCTACTCGGGCATCCTCGGCGACGGCAACGCCGGCGAACGCTTTGCGACAATCATGAAACGCGCCCGCGCCGACCAGATCATCATCACCGGCCGCGCCCCCAGACCATGCTATCTGCTGGTCACTCCGGAAACGGCTGCGTTGCATGACGCAACCGGCCTGTGGGGCAAAGGCGCATGGGAAACGACCGACCTGCTCCTGGCCAAACACGGCCAAAAAGCATCCGTGGCCTGCATCGGCCAGGCAGGCGAAAATCTGGTCCGCTTCGCCTCGACCATTGTCGATAAATACGCCTCGGCCGCACGCGGCAGCGGCGCAGTACTCGGATCCAAGAATGTAAAAGCCATCGTGGTCGTCGGCAACCATGCCATAAGCCTGGCCGACCCCGTCACATTCAAGGAATTGGCCGGACTGGACCGCGAATTCTTCGCCAAGGACGAATTTCAGCAGAATGTGGCCAGCAAATACGGCTCCCACCACGGCATGAGCGACTGGCGGCCCGGCTTTCGCAATTACGCAAAATACCTGGAACCGGGCGAGGTGCCTCCCGAACTGCGGCCCGAAGCCTGGAAGAAATACGAGATCGGCCGCACAGGCTGTGGAAACTGCTCCGTACGCTGCAAGAACGTGTACGAAATCCCGGATGGCCCGCGCAAGGGCGAGCACGGCGAGGCTCTTGAATACGAGTCCATCTTCTGCATGGGCACCAACTGCGGAGTCTGCGATCCCGTGGCCATCATGGAGATGAGCAACCTTGGCGACATCTACGGTCTCGACGTCATCCCGCTGGGCAACACCATGGCCCTGGCCAAGGACCTCTTCGCGCGCGGCATCCTGACCCGTGAACAGACCGGCGGCCTCGACCTGTCGTGGGAAAATATCGAGGACCAGGTCGAACTGGTCCACCTGACGGCCTTGCGCGAGGGCTTCGGCAATATTCTGGCCGAGGGCATGCTCTCCATGGCAAAAATTCTCGGCCCCAAGGCCATGCAGTACTGCTACCACGTCAAGGGCTTAAGTCGCGGGCCTTACCCGGCCGGACTCTTCGCCCTGGCCCACGCCACCTCGACGCGCGGGGCGGACCATCTGCGCGGCCGCAGCTGGGCCTACGGCGAGAACGATCCGGAACTGTACCCGAAGCTTCAGGCCTCCGGCGCCTTGCATGCGGACATGGACGACCCGGTGCAAGCCATAATTCTCTCGGAGCGGGTCTGCACCCTGGCCGACTCGGTGGGACGCTGCAAGGGGGCGGTCAATTCATGGGCCAACGCCCTGCCCCTGGCCTGGAAATATCCCCTTTTCGAAGGCTTGGCCCGGCTGCTGAACGCGGCCACAGGGGAAGTCTTCACCGAAGCGAGTCTTCTCGAAGCGGCGGACCGCATCTATACGCTGGAAAAAGCCTTCAACGCCCGTCAGGGCATCACCAGCGCCCACGACTCCATCCCCCTGAACCCGGACCACCACAGCCCGGAAGAAATGGAAAGGGAGCGGGCCAGACACCGGGCTCTTCTGGGCCGCTACTACACCCTGCAAGGACAGGACACGCAAACCGGCGTTCCGACGGAGAAACGCATGCAGGAACTGGGGTTGGCCCGGGAAGGGGCACGCCTGCACGACGAGGGGCCCTACCCCGAATGGACCGGGCCAACGCTTTGGCCCCTTGCGGCCTATCCGCACGGAGGCAAGCGGGCCTGA
- a CDS encoding manganese efflux pump MntP family protein: MPFVEILAVAVALAMDAFAVAIAAGAALRIVTNRQTFRLAWHFGLFQAAMPIIGWFGGLIVRDYFLRFGHWITFALLLYIGGHMLWEGLHHDENDVCQDPTAGSRLIMLSVATSIDALAVGFTLAMLRLSIWFPAAIIGVVALLFTAAGMHLGKFLGCQTRLGHYAEVLGGLVLMGIGGKILWQGL, encoded by the coding sequence ATGCCTTTTGTTGAAATTCTGGCCGTGGCTGTCGCCTTGGCCATGGACGCCTTTGCCGTGGCCATCGCCGCCGGCGCGGCGCTGAGGATCGTGACCAACCGGCAGACCTTCCGCCTGGCCTGGCATTTCGGCCTTTTCCAGGCCGCGATGCCGATCATCGGCTGGTTCGGGGGCCTCATCGTACGCGACTATTTCCTGCGTTTCGGCCACTGGATCACTTTCGCCCTGCTCCTCTATATCGGAGGACACATGCTCTGGGAAGGGCTACACCACGACGAGAACGACGTCTGCCAGGACCCTACCGCAGGCTCAAGACTGATCATGCTTTCCGTGGCCACCAGCATCGATGCCCTGGCCGTCGGCTTCACCCTGGCCATGCTGAGGCTGTCGATCTGGTTTCCGGCCGCGATCATCGGAGTGGTCGCCCTGCTTTTCACGGCCGCAGGCATGCATCTGGGCAAATTCCTGGGCTGCCAGACCCGCCTCGGACACTACGCCGAAGTGCTCGGCGGGCTGGTGCTCATGGGCATCGGCGGCAAAATATTGTGGCAGGGTTTGTAA